From the Leptospira biflexa serovar Patoc strain 'Patoc 1 (Paris)' genome, one window contains:
- the rpiB gene encoding ribose 5-phosphate isomerase B yields the protein MKEKIGIATDHGGFALKEFLRKSLEETYEMVDYGTKSEESVDYPTIIGDACRKVLSNEVPRLIALCGTGIGASIAANRMKGIRAALCHDEFTAEMSRRHNNANVLVLGGRVLGTDLALRIVKKWIETDFEGGRHQKRLGLIEEQS from the coding sequence ATGAAAGAAAAAATTGGAATCGCCACTGATCATGGAGGATTTGCTCTGAAAGAATTCCTCAGGAAAAGTCTCGAGGAAACGTATGAAATGGTCGATTACGGTACTAAGAGCGAAGAGTCCGTCGACTACCCAACCATCATTGGAGATGCCTGCCGAAAGGTACTCTCAAATGAAGTCCCACGACTCATCGCTCTCTGCGGAACGGGCATTGGAGCTTCCATTGCGGCGAACCGAATGAAAGGCATTCGAGCGGCCCTTTGCCATGATGAGTTTACGGCAGAAATGTCGAGACGCCATAACAATGCCAATGTGTTGGTTTTAGGGGGAAGAGTTCTTGGAACGGATTTAGCTCTGAGAATTGTGAAAAAATGGATCGAAACAGATTTCGAAGGTGGACGCCACCAAAAACGATTGGGTCTTATCGAAGAACAGTCTTAA